One window from the genome of Cyclobacterium amurskyense encodes:
- a CDS encoding ABC transporter ATP-binding protein — protein sequence MITIKDLVKSFRTEEVETLALNKVNLKVESGEFVAIMGPSGCGKSTLLNIIGMLDNPTEGSYNFASNEVAGLRENQRTQLRKGNLGFVFQSFNLIDELTVFENVELPLIYLKMGKAERREKVMAVLERMKIAHREKHFPHQLSGGQQQRVAIARAVVTKPKLILADEPTGNLDSKNGMQVMNLLTELNQEGTTIVMVTHSEHDSHFAHRVVNLFDGQIVTESQNRAMGAAL from the coding sequence ATGATAACCATTAAAGATTTAGTAAAAAGTTTTCGAACAGAAGAGGTAGAAACACTCGCACTGAACAAAGTAAACCTCAAAGTAGAATCAGGGGAATTTGTAGCCATTATGGGTCCATCAGGCTGCGGAAAATCTACTTTGCTCAACATTATAGGCATGTTGGACAATCCAACTGAAGGCAGTTACAATTTCGCTTCCAATGAAGTGGCAGGTCTCCGAGAAAATCAGAGAACACAGCTGCGAAAAGGAAACCTTGGCTTTGTGTTTCAAAGCTTTAATCTAATTGATGAATTGACCGTTTTTGAAAATGTGGAATTGCCGCTTATTTACCTGAAAATGGGCAAAGCAGAACGCAGAGAAAAGGTAATGGCGGTTTTGGAGCGAATGAAAATTGCCCACCGTGAAAAACACTTCCCGCATCAATTGTCTGGTGGACAGCAGCAGCGTGTAGCCATTGCCAGGGCGGTAGTCACCAAACCCAAGTTGATCCTGGCTGATGAACCCACAGGTAACCTGGATTCGAAAAATGGAATGCAGGTAATGAACCTACTGACTGAACTTAACCAGGAAGGAACGACCATCGTGATGGTGACGCACTCAGAGCATGATTCCCATTTCGCACACCGTGTAGTTAACTTATTCGATGGACAAATCGTGACAGAAAGCCAAAACAGAGCCATGGGGGCAGCATTATAG
- a CDS encoding ABC transporter permease — MIKNYLKIAWRSLLKNKVLFSINTLGLALGIASCVIISHFVLDELSYDQFNVKSDQISRIVFRAKVNGEEIKEGVVMAPVAHTLKEEYPEVLDATRIRRIGTPKITIDNQSYRDGRFAYVDPNFFEIFSLPIIAGDAGNPLEQPNTAVITTTLALKYFGTKDATGKLFYLESQEQPYTITGVIEEMPENAHFHFDLFASMKGFPEANSNSWFKGDFFTYLLLEKGFDHQQLEAKLPDLIGKYMGPSMQEEMGLSFEEFTKDNQLGFILQPLSDIHLRSDNASYSELEEGGDIKYVYIFSAIALFMLLIACVNFINLATATAAKRAKEVGIRKVLGADKKMLFYQFISESFIASTAAMLLAVVFVIVILPFYVEFSGKALELSYFLQPQLLLTLPVFTFLISLLAGSYPAIYLSSFRAIQGLTNSRSGGSNKSFRSALVVFQFVISAGLILATLVVNQQMNYIQNKDLGYDRDQILVIRDAYLLENNQEAFKNELMKNPKVSAVTQSSFVPAGPSDNNVTQIYINGQFNRRMPVFNIDENYIPTMEMEMVAGRNFSRDFGADSSNVILNQTAVEIFGFGEDPIEKTISDGTHTSTVIGVVKDFHFKSLHQPIEPLLMYYRPYGGLIVKAKPLNMTALIAETQSLWNSFGTAETFGFSLMDESYQRAYQTEQNMGKVLNGFALLTIAVACLGLFGLVTFTAEKRFREIGIRKVLGATVFQIVSMLTKDFLLLVGISFFFAFPIGCYLMENWLQAFAFRIEIYWWIYGLVALITLFIAFSTISYKSLMAANLDPVKAIKED; from the coding sequence ATGATCAAAAATTACCTTAAAATAGCTTGGCGAAGCCTTCTTAAAAACAAGGTCCTATTCTCTATCAATACCCTGGGTTTGGCATTGGGAATAGCGTCTTGTGTCATTATTTCTCATTTTGTCCTCGATGAATTGAGTTATGACCAGTTCAATGTGAAGTCGGATCAAATTTCAAGGATCGTTTTTAGAGCCAAGGTAAATGGTGAGGAGATAAAAGAAGGAGTGGTGATGGCCCCTGTAGCACATACGCTTAAGGAGGAATACCCGGAAGTGCTGGATGCAACAAGGATTCGTAGGATCGGAACACCGAAAATCACCATTGACAATCAGTCTTATAGAGATGGGAGATTTGCCTACGTAGATCCAAATTTCTTCGAAATCTTTAGCCTGCCTATTATAGCCGGGGATGCTGGTAACCCATTGGAGCAACCGAATACTGCCGTTATAACTACAACATTGGCATTAAAGTATTTTGGAACCAAAGATGCAACAGGGAAATTGTTTTACCTGGAAAGTCAGGAACAACCCTATACCATTACGGGAGTTATTGAGGAGATGCCTGAAAATGCCCATTTTCATTTTGACCTCTTTGCTTCAATGAAAGGATTCCCTGAAGCCAACAGTAATTCTTGGTTTAAAGGTGATTTTTTCACCTATCTCTTGCTAGAAAAGGGATTTGATCACCAACAATTGGAGGCCAAACTGCCAGATTTGATTGGGAAATATATGGGGCCTTCCATGCAGGAAGAAATGGGCCTGTCCTTTGAGGAATTTACCAAAGACAACCAACTTGGTTTTATCTTACAACCCCTGAGTGACATTCATTTGCGCTCCGACAATGCCTCATACAGCGAATTAGAAGAAGGTGGGGACATAAAATATGTCTATATTTTCAGTGCAATAGCCCTGTTTATGCTTTTGATTGCTTGTGTCAATTTTATAAACCTGGCAACAGCAACTGCTGCTAAGAGAGCCAAAGAGGTCGGCATCCGCAAAGTATTGGGAGCCGATAAGAAAATGCTTTTCTACCAGTTTATCTCCGAATCCTTTATAGCAAGTACTGCAGCCATGCTTCTGGCAGTTGTTTTCGTAATTGTTATCCTGCCTTTTTATGTGGAGTTTTCTGGGAAAGCACTTGAGCTATCCTATTTTTTGCAGCCACAGCTGCTATTGACTCTGCCCGTATTTACTTTTCTGATAAGTCTTTTGGCAGGAAGCTATCCAGCCATTTATTTGTCTTCCTTTCGGGCCATTCAGGGCTTAACCAATAGTAGGTCAGGGGGATCAAATAAAAGCTTTCGAAGTGCATTGGTGGTGTTTCAATTTGTGATTTCGGCAGGGCTAATATTGGCGACCTTGGTGGTCAATCAGCAAATGAACTATATTCAAAACAAAGACCTGGGCTATGATAGAGACCAAATTCTGGTCATTAGGGATGCTTATCTGTTGGAAAATAATCAGGAAGCCTTCAAAAATGAGTTGATGAAAAATCCTAAAGTAAGCGCTGTGACCCAGTCTTCCTTTGTACCAGCAGGCCCTTCGGACAATAACGTGACACAGATTTATATCAATGGTCAATTCAATCGGCGGATGCCAGTGTTCAATATTGACGAAAACTATATTCCTACAATGGAAATGGAAATGGTTGCAGGAAGAAATTTTTCAAGAGATTTCGGCGCTGATTCATCAAATGTGATCCTTAACCAAACGGCAGTTGAGATTTTTGGATTTGGAGAAGATCCAATAGAGAAAACCATCTCAGATGGAACCCATACAAGTACGGTAATAGGCGTGGTAAAAGACTTTCACTTTAAATCTTTGCATCAACCAATAGAACCTTTGTTGATGTATTACAGGCCTTATGGTGGCTTGATCGTGAAAGCCAAACCATTGAACATGACCGCTCTCATTGCGGAGACCCAATCGTTGTGGAATTCTTTCGGTACTGCAGAAACTTTTGGCTTTTCCCTTATGGATGAATCGTACCAAAGGGCTTATCAAACGGAACAGAATATGGGAAAGGTTTTAAATGGTTTTGCGCTATTGACCATTGCTGTTGCGTGTTTGGGACTATTTGGGCTGGTCACTTTTACCGCCGAAAAACGCTTTAGGGAAATTGGGATTAGAAAAGTATTGGGTGCTACCGTTTTTCAGATAGTGTCCATGCTTACCAAAGATTTTCTTCTTTTGGTAGGGATCTCTTTCTTCTTCGCCTTTCCTATCGGCTGCTACCTGATGGAGAATTGGTTACAGGCATTTGCCTTCCGAATAGAGATTTATTGGTGGATATATGGCTTGGTTGCCTTGATTACGCTATTTATTGCCTTTTCCACAATAAGCTACAAGAGCCTTATGGCGGCAAATTTAGATCCAGTAAAAGCAATTAAGGAAGATTAA
- a CDS encoding ABC transporter permease has product MFKTHLIIAWRSLKKQPFFTFLNIFGLTVGMAGGLLIALYIYDELSYDQMFTDAEQIYRLDADIKFGGSENNTAVLPAPMAGVLESDFPQVEIATRFRTLGSTFVTKSGTLQKVKLSRTTYADPSFLELFGIDLLVGDSETVLSEPNTVVLTKTAAEKFFPVDEALGQTLVFDGGDIYTVTAVIDDLPRNSFLSEYSLFIAMEGYADAKIAHWGSHNYNTFVKLKPNTRIADFDAALPTIVKTYVMVWAQTVFPGVTEEQFAASGNYIRYSTIPLTDIHLHSQRTGEMSANNSIQNIYILSFIALFLIVLASVNFMNLSTASSLKRAKEVGIRKTLGSNRYTLIQQFLTESGLISFASLLLAIGLTLLILPYFNDLSDKQLSLPFMSPGFWLMLLSATILLGLFSGSYPAFFLSRFSPIKVLSGNGGSAVGGGKLRNALVVFQFAISVFLIVATLVVYGQLQFIQQKDLGYEKNQVLIINDVYALGSKTSTLKEEIRELALVEEATLSGYLPTPSNRSSNSYFEEGVSDQEKALSMQTWAVDHEYVATLDLKILAGRDFDRERPADSSAMLINESTLKVLGITAEEALGKRFYSNMVDTDQEFYKVIGIINDFHYESLRETINPLSLVIGENPGLMAIKLNAGDFSQAITQIETIWTQLAPELPFNYYFMDASFDNTYQSDQRLGKLFVIFTVLSILVACLGLFGLAAFNAEKRTKEIGIRKVLGASVGQISFRLSVDFLKLVGVAVLISLPLGWYAMNKWLEEFSYKIEVGWWVMALAAFLAVAIAILTVSYQSIKAAIANPINSLGTE; this is encoded by the coding sequence ATGTTTAAAACTCATCTTATCATCGCATGGAGAAGTTTGAAAAAGCAACCCTTTTTCACTTTTCTCAACATTTTCGGACTTACTGTGGGCATGGCAGGAGGACTTCTCATCGCATTGTACATTTACGATGAGTTGAGTTATGATCAGATGTTCACTGATGCAGAACAAATTTACCGCTTAGATGCAGATATAAAGTTCGGGGGATCGGAAAACAACACGGCTGTTTTGCCTGCACCTATGGCTGGGGTTTTGGAAAGTGATTTCCCTCAAGTGGAAATTGCCACCAGGTTTAGAACTTTAGGCAGTACCTTTGTTACCAAAAGTGGCACCTTACAAAAGGTGAAGTTATCAAGAACTACCTATGCAGACCCTTCATTTTTGGAATTGTTCGGTATTGATTTACTCGTGGGAGACAGCGAAACGGTTCTTTCGGAACCAAACACAGTGGTCCTAACCAAAACTGCTGCTGAAAAGTTTTTTCCAGTAGATGAAGCATTGGGGCAAACACTCGTTTTTGATGGTGGAGACATCTATACTGTAACCGCCGTAATTGACGACTTGCCTAGAAATTCATTTTTGAGTGAATATTCCCTTTTTATAGCTATGGAAGGCTATGCTGATGCTAAAATAGCCCATTGGGGTAGCCACAATTACAATACTTTTGTAAAATTAAAGCCAAATACCAGGATCGCTGATTTTGATGCTGCGCTACCTACTATTGTGAAAACCTATGTGATGGTCTGGGCCCAAACGGTCTTCCCTGGTGTCACTGAGGAGCAGTTCGCTGCTTCAGGCAATTATATTCGGTACAGTACCATTCCATTGACCGATATTCACCTTCATTCTCAGCGAACAGGAGAAATGAGTGCCAACAATAGTATTCAAAATATCTATATTCTCTCCTTTATTGCGCTGTTTTTGATTGTTTTGGCAAGCGTCAATTTTATGAATTTGAGCACTGCTAGCTCTTTAAAAAGGGCCAAAGAGGTGGGCATACGAAAAACTTTAGGATCCAATCGATACACCTTGATCCAGCAATTTCTGACCGAATCAGGCCTTATCAGTTTTGCCTCCTTGCTTTTGGCAATAGGTTTAACCTTACTAATCCTGCCGTACTTCAATGACCTATCTGACAAGCAATTGTCTCTGCCATTTATGTCTCCTGGTTTTTGGTTGATGCTTCTTTCGGCCACAATCCTTTTGGGTTTGTTTTCTGGAAGTTATCCTGCTTTCTTTCTTTCACGATTTTCACCGATTAAGGTACTTTCTGGAAATGGCGGGAGTGCTGTTGGGGGCGGGAAATTGCGCAATGCATTGGTCGTCTTTCAATTTGCAATATCTGTATTTCTAATAGTGGCAACCTTGGTTGTTTATGGACAATTGCAATTCATACAGCAAAAGGATCTTGGGTATGAAAAAAACCAGGTATTAATCATTAATGATGTGTATGCGCTGGGTTCGAAGACAAGCACATTAAAGGAAGAAATTCGGGAATTGGCCCTAGTTGAAGAAGCAACTCTAAGTGGGTATTTACCAACCCCTTCAAATAGAAGTAGTAATTCGTATTTTGAGGAAGGCGTTTCCGATCAGGAGAAAGCCTTGAGCATGCAAACATGGGCGGTGGATCATGAATATGTGGCTACCTTGGACCTTAAAATCCTTGCTGGAAGAGACTTTGACAGAGAAAGGCCTGCAGATTCCAGCGCCATGCTCATCAACGAAAGCACCTTGAAAGTGCTGGGTATAACAGCTGAGGAAGCTTTGGGAAAAAGGTTTTATTCCAATATGGTGGATACCGACCAGGAATTCTATAAAGTAATCGGAATCATCAATGATTTCCATTATGAATCCCTTAGGGAAACCATTAATCCCTTAAGTTTGGTAATAGGCGAAAACCCAGGCCTTATGGCCATAAAACTGAATGCAGGTGATTTTTCACAAGCCATCACCCAGATTGAAACCATCTGGACCCAGTTGGCCCCTGAACTTCCTTTTAATTATTACTTTATGGATGCCTCATTTGACAACACCTACCAATCAGATCAACGGTTGGGTAAGCTGTTTGTCATTTTCACGGTCCTTTCTATTCTGGTGGCTTGTCTGGGACTATTTGGGCTGGCTGCTTTTAATGCGGAAAAACGGACCAAGGAAATTGGAATCAGAAAGGTATTAGGAGCCAGTGTAGGTCAAATATCCTTTAGGTTATCAGTTGATTTTTTAAAGTTAGTAGGAGTTGCGGTGCTAATATCATTGCCTTTGGGCTGGTATGCCATGAACAAGTGGCTTGAAGAATTTTCCTATAAAATAGAAGTGGGTTGGTGGGTTATGGCACTTGCAGCTTTTCTGGCTGTAGCCATTGCCATTCTTACGGTTAGCTATCAAAGCATAAAAGCGGCGATAGCTAATCCGATAAATAGTTTAGGGACGGAATAA
- a CDS encoding ABC transporter permease — protein MFRNYLKIAWRSLKKQPFFTFLNTFSLTIGIAGGMLISLYVYDELSFDKMFIDSDRIYRINADIKFGGAVMNIAETGAPMAGTILNDFSQVENVTRIRNRGSLLIRKSGTEENTKEDQVAFADSTLFDFFGINLLVGDSRTALTEPNTMVLTKTAAEKHFSINNALGQTLLVNNEDTYTVTGVMDDLPKNSLLRDHSLFMALAGYDDAQQMLWTSHNYFTFIKLIPGATIEDFKAPLHSMLEKYIFPYVQQFYPGITAESFAASGNYLRYSTIPLTDIHLHSNRHHELSANSSIQNVYILSFIGLFLIVLASVNFMNLSTAYSLKRAKEVGIRKTLGSDRSQLVWQFLTEAGLISFISLLMAVGIAVLALPFFNELSGKSMTLPFAAPYFWIILLSATILLSLFSGSYPAFFMSKFVAAKVLKGSGQSSIGGGGVRNSLVVFQFAISVILIVATLVVFQQLNFIQGKDLGYTKDQILVIDDVYATGNQIEAFKEEVQQLGQVANVSLSGYLPTPSFRQDNGFFKEGSTEQENALQMQNWQVDHDYISTLNMELIAGRDFDKRYPSDSTGMIINESALAILGLKPEEALGLRLSQDLGEENPDFYKVIGVVKNFHFESLREDIGALSLSLGSSSSTMAVRIKSGDFPNAIEGIASIWTKMAPGQPFNYRFMEDSFNRVYESEQKLGQIFMVFTVLSIMIACLGLFGLAAFNAQKRTKEIGIRKVLGASVGQITLRLTTDFLKMVGISILIAIPIGWYAMNKWLEDFTYRIEIGWSIFAYAAFLAIGIAILTVSYQSIKAAIKNPSQSLSTE, from the coding sequence ATGTTTAGAAATTACCTTAAAATTGCTTGGAGAAGTTTGAAGAAACAGCCTTTCTTTACCTTTCTAAATACCTTCAGTCTTACCATAGGTATTGCGGGGGGCATGCTCATATCTCTGTACGTTTACGACGAACTGAGTTTTGACAAAATGTTCATTGATTCTGACCGTATTTACCGCATCAATGCGGACATTAAATTTGGTGGCGCGGTCATGAACATAGCTGAAACCGGAGCTCCAATGGCTGGTACAATTCTAAATGATTTTTCCCAGGTTGAAAATGTTACCCGGATCAGGAATCGGGGGAGTTTACTGATCAGAAAAAGTGGTACTGAAGAAAACACAAAGGAAGACCAGGTAGCTTTTGCAGATTCTACACTTTTTGATTTTTTTGGAATAAACTTGTTGGTAGGGGATTCAAGAACCGCGCTCACTGAGCCAAACACGATGGTGCTGACCAAAACAGCCGCAGAAAAACACTTCTCAATTAACAATGCTTTGGGCCAAACTTTATTGGTAAACAATGAGGATACTTATACGGTAACCGGCGTGATGGACGACCTGCCGAAGAATAGTTTATTGAGGGATCATTCTCTGTTTATGGCATTGGCTGGGTACGATGATGCACAGCAAATGTTATGGACCAGCCACAATTATTTTACATTTATCAAACTGATACCAGGTGCAACTATTGAAGATTTTAAAGCGCCTCTGCATTCAATGTTGGAAAAATACATCTTTCCATATGTTCAGCAGTTCTATCCCGGAATAACAGCGGAATCTTTTGCTGCATCCGGTAATTATTTAAGGTACAGTACCATTCCTTTGACTGATATTCACCTGCATTCCAATCGCCACCATGAGCTCAGCGCAAATAGTAGTATTCAAAATGTATACATTCTTTCATTTATAGGTTTGTTCTTAATTGTATTGGCAAGCGTTAATTTCATGAACTTGTCAACGGCCTATTCACTAAAAAGAGCCAAAGAAGTTGGCATTCGCAAAACCTTGGGTTCTGACAGGTCCCAACTGGTTTGGCAATTCCTGACAGAAGCAGGTTTGATCTCTTTTATTTCTTTGCTGATGGCTGTAGGGATTGCAGTCTTAGCACTGCCCTTTTTCAATGAACTTTCGGGGAAATCAATGACCCTACCTTTTGCAGCCCCTTATTTCTGGATCATTTTGTTGTCGGCTACCATACTGTTAAGCCTTTTTTCAGGTAGCTATCCTGCCTTCTTTATGTCGAAATTTGTGGCCGCAAAAGTCCTTAAAGGGAGTGGACAAAGCAGTATTGGGGGAGGAGGGGTTCGAAACTCACTTGTCGTTTTCCAGTTTGCCATTTCGGTTATATTGATCGTGGCTACTTTGGTTGTTTTTCAGCAACTTAATTTTATTCAGGGTAAAGACCTGGGCTATACCAAAGATCAAATCCTGGTGATTGATGATGTATATGCAACTGGTAATCAAATTGAAGCCTTTAAAGAGGAAGTTCAGCAATTGGGTCAGGTGGCAAATGTTTCTTTGAGTGGGTATTTGCCTACGCCATCCTTCCGACAGGACAACGGTTTCTTTAAGGAAGGATCTACCGAACAGGAAAATGCTTTGCAGATGCAAAATTGGCAGGTAGATCATGATTATATATCCACCTTGAATATGGAATTAATAGCCGGTCGTGATTTTGACAAACGTTACCCTTCAGATTCTACGGGGATGATAATAAATGAATCCGCCTTGGCAATTTTAGGGCTAAAACCTGAAGAGGCCCTGGGCTTGAGACTGTCTCAGGATTTAGGGGAAGAAAACCCAGATTTCTATAAAGTTATTGGGGTAGTTAAAAATTTCCATTTTGAATCTTTAAGGGAAGATATTGGCGCATTGAGTCTTTCATTAGGCAGTTCCTCAAGTACAATGGCTGTAAGGATAAAATCTGGTGATTTCCCCAATGCCATTGAAGGCATAGCGTCAATTTGGACCAAAATGGCGCCCGGCCAACCTTTCAACTACAGGTTTATGGAGGATTCATTCAATAGGGTCTACGAATCCGAACAAAAACTAGGACAGATCTTTATGGTATTTACTGTTTTATCCATAATGATTGCTTGTCTAGGCCTATTCGGTCTGGCTGCTTTCAACGCCCAAAAGCGTACGAAGGAAATTGGTATCCGAAAAGTTTTAGGAGCAAGTGTGGGGCAAATCACCCTGCGTTTAACGACGGATTTTCTAAAAATGGTAGGTATTTCCATTTTGATAGCCATACCCATAGGATGGTATGCCATGAACAAATGGCTTGAGGATTTTACCTACCGAATAGAAATCGGTTGGAGCATATTTGCTTATGCTGCCTTTCTGGCAATAGGCATAGCCATTCTAACTGTGAGCTATCAAAGTATTAAGGCAGCGATAAAAAATCCTAGTCAAAGTTTAAGTACGGAATAA
- a CDS encoding ABC transporter permease yields MFNNYLKIAWRNIRRYKLHSFINIIGLAVAFSISIMLFLVAYFHFSFDSFHKDSDQLFKVSRFTNASQGMNISSSMPLPLGPVLEEEIPGIETAINLQSGFPENITFGDKGIEKIISRTDAEFFDVFNFPILIGDKQTALSNINNIALSESTAFAIFGDINPIGKELKIGKIGEQQSFNVSAVIEDAPKNSSIRFDAVARIESLANYGSNKNKWDINAPNLYVKISKNSNQTIIEEKLVAMVEKYYPEELASLKIENPEAMGTRELLSLNLTAIDQVHFSGERSAPKTLIYSIAVLGSFILLIACFNFVNLNMAHSFKRSKELGVRKSLGAFKGQLILQLWGEAFLLYSIGFILGIAIAFQLVPVFNAQFGGGIQIDTLLQPGFLAILFGVFMLVTLIAGGYPALKMANFGLVAILKGNVSKNRPGALRNSLLVSQFAISSLLIFVSVIAGQQLNFLKEKPIGFEKEQVISIPVGNQEDGRKVLSRLQNELASDPEVVSVSGAGGNLGRGLDRVTSRVNIDFVYNENKIDTDWILVDFDYLKTLQIPIIKGRDFDSDFATDTINAVVVTQSFVKAMGETDPIGKYFGGEGEQSGNQIIGVVPDFYAYSPSDRSLPIVMHLSAHEPFNYILLKVRSDNPSATMDKLATTWEEVIPNVAFKGSFLDENLQAWYEGESVLTTTFGIASGIAIFLSCLGLFAISLWVIEIRTKEIGIRKVMGASVNGIVKMISFHFLKLVFISLLIAAPLAWYAMQSWIEGYEHRIVISPFTFVGVGLMVALVAVLTVSFHVIKAAITNPVNSLRSE; encoded by the coding sequence ATGTTCAATAACTATTTAAAAATTGCCTGGCGAAATATCCGAAGGTATAAACTCCATTCCTTTATCAATATTATAGGTTTGGCGGTTGCCTTCTCTATAAGCATAATGCTGTTTTTAGTTGCCTATTTTCATTTTAGCTTTGATTCGTTTCATAAGGATTCAGACCAGTTATTCAAGGTTTCGCGTTTTACCAATGCTTCACAGGGAATGAATATTAGTTCCAGTATGCCATTACCACTGGGCCCAGTTCTGGAAGAGGAGATACCAGGTATTGAGACTGCAATAAACCTTCAAAGTGGCTTTCCTGAAAACATAACCTTTGGAGATAAAGGCATTGAGAAGATTATTTCCAGAACTGACGCTGAATTTTTTGATGTTTTTAATTTCCCAATCCTTATTGGGGACAAGCAAACAGCCCTCTCAAATATCAATAACATCGCCCTAAGTGAAAGTACTGCTTTCGCTATTTTTGGAGACATTAACCCAATTGGAAAAGAATTAAAGATTGGGAAAATCGGAGAACAGCAGTCCTTTAATGTATCGGCTGTAATTGAAGATGCCCCAAAGAATTCCAGTATTCGCTTCGATGCTGTGGCACGCATTGAGTCACTTGCCAATTATGGTAGCAATAAAAACAAATGGGATATTAATGCTCCCAATTTGTACGTGAAAATTTCAAAGAATAGCAACCAGACAATTATTGAAGAGAAGTTGGTGGCAATGGTGGAAAAATATTACCCTGAGGAATTGGCTTCGCTCAAAATCGAAAATCCTGAGGCCATGGGTACCAGAGAACTGTTAAGCCTTAATCTTACAGCTATCGACCAGGTCCATTTCTCTGGGGAACGAAGTGCCCCCAAAACATTGATCTACTCCATCGCAGTTTTAGGTTCATTTATACTGCTGATTGCCTGTTTCAACTTTGTAAACTTAAACATGGCACATTCCTTTAAAAGGAGTAAGGAATTAGGTGTCCGAAAAAGTTTAGGCGCTTTCAAAGGCCAGCTTATTTTACAATTATGGGGTGAGGCATTTCTACTTTATAGCATAGGATTTATATTGGGGATTGCGATTGCCTTTCAATTGGTGCCTGTTTTTAATGCCCAATTTGGAGGAGGCATTCAAATAGACACCTTATTACAGCCTGGTTTCTTGGCCATCCTGTTTGGTGTTTTCATGCTCGTCACTTTGATTGCCGGAGGGTATCCGGCTCTAAAAATGGCCAATTTCGGATTGGTGGCCATTTTAAAGGGAAATGTCTCCAAAAATAGACCTGGAGCCTTGCGTAATTCTTTATTGGTGAGTCAATTTGCCATTTCCAGCTTGTTGATTTTTGTAAGTGTAATCGCAGGTCAGCAATTGAATTTCTTAAAGGAAAAACCCATAGGTTTTGAAAAAGAACAAGTGATTAGCATTCCTGTAGGAAATCAAGAAGATGGTAGAAAAGTACTGTCAAGACTTCAAAACGAACTGGCAAGCGATCCTGAGGTTGTTTCCGTATCCGGAGCAGGAGGTAATTTGGGTAGGGGACTAGACCGGGTTACATCAAGGGTGAATATAGATTTTGTTTACAATGAAAACAAGATAGACACAGACTGGATATTGGTGGATTTCGACTACCTAAAAACCTTGCAAATCCCAATTATTAAAGGAAGAGACTTCGATTCTGACTTCGCGACAGACACCATTAATGCAGTGGTGGTCACCCAAAGTTTTGTCAAAGCCATGGGAGAAACTGATCCTATAGGAAAATACTTTGGGGGAGAGGGAGAGCAGTCGGGCAATCAAATTATAGGGGTTGTGCCAGATTTTTACGCGTATTCACCATCGGACAGGTCTTTGCCAATTGTGATGCACCTTTCTGCCCATGAACCTTTCAACTATATTCTCTTAAAAGTTCGATCAGATAATCCAAGTGCCACAATGGATAAACTTGCTACGACCTGGGAAGAAGTAATTCCAAATGTAGCTTTCAAAGGATCCTTTTTAGATGAAAACCTGCAAGCCTGGTATGAAGGAGAAAGTGTTTTAACCACAACATTTGGTATCGCATCGGGCATCGCTATTTTCCTGTCTTGTCTGGGGCTTTTTGCCATTTCCCTTTGGGTCATAGAAATTCGTACCAAAGAAATAGGCATTCGAAAAGTAATGGGTGCCTCAGTCAATGGAATCGTAAAAATGATTTCATTCCATTTTCTAAAGCTGGTATTTATCAGCTTACTAATAGCAGCCCCTTTGGCCTGGTATGCCATGCAAAGCTGGATTGAAGGATATGAGCACCGCATTGTGATTAGCCCATTTACATTTGTTGGGGTTGGGCTGATGGTGGCATTGGTTGCCGTACTCACGGTAAGCTTTCATGTCATAAAAGCTGCTATAACAAACCCCGTAAATAGTTTACGGTCAGAATAA